The Gossypium hirsutum isolate 1008001.06 chromosome D07, Gossypium_hirsutum_v2.1, whole genome shotgun sequence genome includes the window TATAGACCAAATTtatcctcttctttttctttttttttaattatgttccttggatttatttatatatattgaagtgataagaatatatttatatataattactcAGAAAGAGTAGAAATCTGCAATTTTTTTCATCACCTGTACCTGGGTGGTAagacactttatgtaatgtgCAGTCTCATCCAACAAGTTGCATAAATTCATGGTTTCACCTCCTGGAACAAGCTGTCTTAGTTCATCTGCCTCTTCAACAAACCCAACCCCATCTTCCCTTCTTGTTGTAGTATTCTCGTTACTTGATTTTTTCATGATGGCTTGACTAGTCTTCCCAGATCTTCTGCCTGAACAAGGGTCTTGACGACGATAAGATCGGCTTCGAAGCTTCCAAAGCATTGCCCTACTCCAAATTCTCCTCGACCTAACGGAGTAAGCCATGGACTTGTCAGCTGCAACCTTGATCCTTCGATACCGTCGGAAGATCTCTGTGGGAGAAGATGAGGAGATAGGTTTTTGAGCACGGATTTTAGTCAGGGCCCGGAGGAACCTCGTGGTGAACCTGGATTTTAGAGAAGTAGGGTTCAGATGGTGAGGGTTATTCATGGGGAGGGGGGATATGCTATATGATTTATTGAGATACGAAAGTTGATaacaaattagggtttttttgggGGTGGGGTGTTGGGTTATGAGATCAAGCAAATATCTAATAAGGGTATTGCCCTTTTAAGGGATGGAAGAGGAGTAGTTCAGACACGGTTGGTTCGCAGGGACAAAAGCTGACTAAGTCTCTGACATAGTATCTAAATAGACCAACCAGACAGGAAGAAAGAAAGACAAAGATGTGGTTAGGGGGACTTATAAGAACAAAAACATGTGACCAGAATTAAGAAAAAGCAAGGGATTGGAAATGGGAGGTGTAGTAAAGAGGAAGGAGAGTTGGGAATCAATCTTTGATTTGGATATATAccaatttattattctttttttttttagggaaaaataaaaacGTAAGTTTTTAAGTgggaaattattattttatttgtatttaagtttttatgagataataaaataaattataaaaaaatggtaATAGAAGTGAAGGCGTTGCTTTCGTTATCAGATTGGGTAATAGAGGTGAGAAAAGCGAGTGAAGTGGGGGCTGAAATAGCCAACTACCATATGAGCGCACATGGTTCCATTTTCCCACTTGGATTGTGGGGGCCTCTCTGTTTTCCTTTCCTCTCCCCTCTCTCCtccatttattttgtttaatatttaatgtTCTCTCTTCTCCCTATTTATTTTCAATTGGTTCTTCTACGGCAATTTTTATCTCtctcattatattttaattatttgtgttttaaatattacattttagttatttgtACTAccgttttgttacaaagtggtcaTTCTATCATTAAGTTCCGTTATCCCTCTAACAATAATCTTATGTGGCAGTCCAAATagattttaaatgccaacttaaaTGTTCAACTGGGACAATAATaggattttaattaattgaaaattttaaattaattacacttTGAATTGGAAAAAAAACGTTCGTCTCATTTTTTcctttagttttcttttccattttgacTGAAAAAAATATTctcatccaagttggcatttaaaactcatttggactgtCAAGTAGGAttgccgttagggaggtaacgaagCTTAACGACAGAGCGACTACttcataacaaaacgataacataagtgactatttttatagtttatcattttttatcttaaatttaaatttgatggCAATGTTGAGAATTTTGAAATATTGAGATTTAGAGTTTAGGCTTTGTTTGGTAGAGTGGAAAGAAAAGTGGAAGAATGGAAAATTGAAGAGATAAAACGGTTGGAGGGGCATCAAAAGTGGTAGAGGATATGTATTCTTCGTTCCTCCACTTTTCCATCCAACCAAATACACCCTGAGTCTCACTCTATATTTGATCTCTTTCTAGAAAAAATACAAGATAATTCGTTTGAATTTTGTTAGTTATTTCATTCAAtacttataataattaattttgatcgCTATTGCAACTTAATATAATTGTTTTACCTTACATTTGATTACGGTTAAATAGCAAAACACATATGTTCAAGTCTTCAATTCACACCAATCTCAAAGTTGATCATTGGATAATATTTTAATTCCACCTGTTAAGTTAATCTATACCTATATGCTTATATTTAAGTACTTTATTGAGTTGGTGTTACTCTTAATCGAGTCACCACCTCagttataatattcttttaaattataattaatattattatgataacacttttgtttttttcttatttttatatcatctttaaacaaaataattacaaattacaAATCCAATGATTGAACACGTTCAATAGTATTAAGATACAAGTTTGTTACCCCTctatctatatttattattaaataaattttttactaaaTCGGTGTCACTCATTAACTAGATCTCAACTCAGTTAAAAAATTACCCAAAACCCATTCGTTTTACAAAGCATCAAATACTATTTTGAGGGTATTTATGTTGATAAGTCTAGAAAATACATGTATAACGGGAATCATAATGTTAAAATCCAAAACATCATCATATTCATTATttcaattttaccatttcaaccaaaatcactaaatattttttttacttttgtttaaCTCAAGTAATTATAAGTTTGAatgccttaattttgcttttacgTTGGAGTGATGTTTTGTCGGTAGCAGCAACAAGACTCAAATAAAACACAAAGAGATAAATTATCATAATGATAAATCAGTTTCTTCACTATATATTTCTCAATATTCCATTCATcgattgaaggaaatgaaaaCTCAAGTTTGTCCTCATTAACTATAaagcttcttttttcttcttttttcttccatAAAGATGTTTGACCATtcaatcaaaattattatttttgttgttaaTTATAGTTGTTATGGTGCTCTTGTTGTTTTTCAAATACCCTATTCATTCAAAAAGGatgtaattttcttttcttcatgatttgattttaattttatccaTTTATATCATCTAggggattttttaaaatatgggatttacatttttttatttaattaggatTTAAGTTACCGGTTAAGTTTTAGTTCACTTAGCATGAACATTGTTGTCAATATAGAAGGATGTGAGTTCAAGTGTGCTTAcattgaagcacattatcctcctatttatgaattTCGCAACTAATAtaccaataatatataaatatttatatactaCCAAATATAACTTTCTTAGTCAACAAGGATCCATGGCTAAACTATTTGTTTGGCACCCCCAATAACTAGCTTTCAAGCTTTGTTAATGTAATCTTCTCCCTCAAATTGTAatgtatcaatatatatattatgaatgagTGTGAAGATGAAGCAActtcgtgtatatatatatatgtatatgaataatttatttgatatatttggtGGTGAAATtttttaacacattaaaaattCAGTAGGCCTCTTTTTAGGAAAAACTTGTATTGACTATGTATTCTGTATGTATAacaatattattatttgaaaCATCGGAAAAATTTAACTccgtaattaaattaaaaatatatatatttttatttttcttaaataccACATTAGGATGATTATGATATATCAATTataatagtttttaaaataagtaatgaTATTCAAAATTCTGAAGAGCATGAGAGAGGATCAAACTCTAAGCTAGCTATAGTGTATGGTCCCCTCCCACCTTTCTCCACTGTATGTTGtattttcttcctttctcttcttcttcttcgattaATGCAACCAACCCTAACAAAAAGTTATACttgaaacaaaaatttaataagatttacAGCAGATAAATtgtcatgaaaaaaaaaaaagacagttTTGTACATGAAACAAGCatatacatacacacacacacatagaGGATAAAGATGAAGAGAAAGAAGGAAGGAAGAAAAAAGGGGCAACTTTTTTTATCACTAGGAAGAATGTAGAGACTTTAATATATATGAAATCTACTTTCATTAAATAAGAGAGAAGGTAGGGCTTTTATCATCTTATAAGGTAATGAAAAACTCAACCATTAGGCGAATTGGAATTCTCACAATCTCATCAATATCTaaaaatgtgtgtgtgtgtgtccaTTGATGATGAGGGGTAAAGGATGATGGTTCTACCTGGACCACAATCAAGTGGGTGCATACATGTGTGAGGAAAGTGACAACTTGCAAGCTTGATTTCTGTTCATGACAACTTGGAACTCATTGtaactttcaatttaatttcatcaactttttttttcttcttcttttattataTCATTGTCtccttttaatttaatatatatcatTAGCCTCACTCAATCCTTCAAATAAATTAAGGTGCGTACGTGTGAGAGGGATGGATAACTCAACAACACGGCCTACATTCGCCCCCACATAAACCTATGGTCTCAACAAAAGCTAAGGGGGAGGAAGAGGATGatggctaggtttttttttttggggtgtCTAGGGTTTGGTTCACATTCGCCTCTCTAACCAAGAAGAGGGTTGGTTCGAGTAGGTACTTGGACCAATCTAACTACTAGCTAGGATTTCAAGTCACGAGAGAtgatcaattaaaatatttctgAGGAAAGAGGAAGCAAATTAACGACTTTGATTTGATTTGCTTTAATGTGATGTGATTTTCTTATATagttaatatatgtttatataaaaatatttaactaattaaaaattaaaaatttagattattttaaaagaatttaagactaatgttttttatttatcaattattgttaaaaattttaatataacaaaaagatatttaaatattatatattacattataatataaatcttaaacataataaaatatttaaaatatgagttaatataaaaaataaaatacaaaaacatgTAACGATATTAAAAAGTT containing:
- the LOC121219187 gene encoding transcription factor IBH1 — encoded protein: MNNPHHLNPTSLKSRFTTRFLRALTKIRAQKPISSSSPTEIFRRYRRIKVAADKSMAYSVRSRRIWSRAMLWKLRSRSYRRQDPCSGRRSGKTSQAIMKKSSNENTTTRREDGVGFVEEADELRQLVPGGETMNLCNLLDETAHYIKCLTTQVQVMKKIADFYSF